The following DNA comes from Longimicrobium sp..
GATGTCGGGAAAGTAGGCCACGAGGAAGCCCACGTACGCGGCCAGCACGCCGCCCGCCACCGTGCCGAAGCCGCCCACCATCACGCAGTGCATCTCGCTCTTGGTCATGGTGCCGATGAACGGCTTCACGAGTAGCGGCGCCTCGGTCTGTCCCAGGAAGATGTTGCCGGCGGTGCTCAGGCTTTCGGCGCCGCTGATCTTCATGGTCCTCATCATCACCCACGCGAATGCCTTCACCACCGCCTGCATGACGCCCATGTGATACAGCAGCGTCATCAGCGACGAGAAGAAGATGATGGTGGGCAGCACGTTGAAGGCGAAGTACGCCCCCGCGCCCGCCCAGCCCGTGGTGGTGCCGATGGGCTCCATGGCCGGGAACCCGGTGCCCCCGCCGCCCACCGGGATGTTGTTGAACACCAGGTTGCCGAACAGGAACTTGGCGCCTTCCACCGTATAGCCCATCAGCGCGTTGAACGCGTCGTTGGCTGCGTCGAAGAAAGCCGCGCCCCACGGCGTCTTGAGGATCAGGAGGGCGAAGATGAACTGAAGCGCCAGCCCCCACGCCACCAGCCGCCAGTCCACTCGGCGCTTGTGCACGCTCATCGCCCACGCGAGCGCGATGAACACGAGGATCCCCAGCGCGCTGGTAGCCTTCTGGATGGGCGTGCCCCGCGCGTCGGCGCGGGCCTGCCGCGCCATCTCGCCCGCGTTTCGCGCGGCGGGCGCCGAATCGGCCACGATGCCGCTTTGCGGGGTCTGCGCCCGCTGTGCCGCCTCGGGCGAGGCGAGGGGTGCCGTGGGGTCTCCCGGGTTGGCCGCGGGCGACTGCGCCTGTGGCGAGGCGGGGTTGGCCGGGCGCTCCTGCGCCCCGGCCGCGGGCTGCGCCTGCACGGGGCCCGTGCTGTCTCCCGGCTGCTGGGCGCGGGCGTACAGCCCCGCCGACAGGAGGAGCGCGGCGGCCAGCCACAGGGGCAGCAGCCACTTCAGGTGCTTCTTGCGCGTGGAAGCCATGCGTTCAGGGAGCCCGGCGTGAGCGGGGGATGGATGGGAAAACCCGACAGCGTGTGCGGAAGATCGTCATTCTACCTTCACCACCGCAGCGGCGCCACCTCGTCGTGTGAAAGCTGCACGCCCTCGCGCTTGGCCCTCACCAGCCGCGGGCGGTCGAAGGGCTTGATCAGCAGCAGCCCCGCCACGAAGCCGCCGATGTGCGCCCACACCGCCACGCCGCCCTCCTCCGTCGCCGGCATGCCCAGCGCGGCCATCCCCTCGAACAGCTGCAGCACGAACCACAGCAGGAGGAAGAAGAACGCGCGGATGCGGAAGAAGAAGAACGGGGGAAAGTAGGTGCGCACCCGGGCGCCGGGATACAGAAGGATGTACGCGCCCATGATGCCGCTGATGGCCCCACTGGCGCCCACCATGGGGATCTCGCTGGCCGGGGAGAAGAACACGTGGGCGAGCGCCGCCGCGGCGCCGCAGATCAGGTAGAAGGCCAGGAAGCGCAGGTGGCCCATCGAGTCTTCGATGTTGTTCCCGAACACCCACAGGAACAGCATGTTGCCCAGGATGTGCCCCCACCCGCCGTGCATGAACATCGACGTCACCAGGGCCGACGTGCCCAGACCGGTGGTCTGGCACGCCCCGGTGATCTCGCACGGCTGCGCGCCGAACACCACCACCGATGCCTCCAGCGCCTGCATCTCTCCCGCGCCTTGGATGAGGATCCACACGAGGGTGTTGGCGATGATCAGCACCACGGTCATCCACGGCCGCAGCTCGGTGGGGTTCTCGTCGTTCAGCGGGATCAAGGGCCAGGCTCGCAGGGGTGTGGATGGGGTGGTTTGCGCCACGGATGAATTGCGCCGCAGACGGGTGTTTCCGCAAGGGCGCCCGGCGGCTTGGGCCCCTCCCCCGGCACCGCGGGATGAACTTCAGCGTGATGAGACTGATCTCGGCGCGTCCGCCGTCGCCCCCCTCTCCCAGCCTCTCCCCCGTAAACTGCACGGGGGAGAGGAGTGAGTGCGGTGGCGGTTCGAGAGCTTAGGCGCATGCCCCTGGGAGCCCCCTCCCCCGACCCCCGTCCCCCGCTTCGCAGGGGAGGGGGAGACCTGAATCGCGCTTCGGCTGGCCTGGCGCGCCACACTGGCTCCCTTCCCCCGCGCGGTTTGCGGGGGAAGGGCTGGGGATGGGGGGCGCCGGCCCGAGCACCGGGATTCGTCGACGTGCCCCAGAACCCGACGTGCACCCCCTCACAGACGGAACCCGGCAGGCCCTGAGGGATACGCATCGGCAGCCTGACGATCTCGCCGCCCGCAGGCCCAGGCGCTAGTTTCCGGCGTATGCGCACGGCCGGACCGGCGCTTGCACGCGGCCCGCGCACAAACCCGACGTTCATCGACCGATGCAGATCCGTCCGTACACGGATATGACCATACGCTTCTTCCTGCACTCGCTGGCTGCCGCGGCGCTGGCGCTCTCGCCCGCGCACGTCGCCGCGCAGGACCCGCAGCCCACGGACTCGGTGCGGCCGCTGGCCCCTCGTGCCGGGCAGGTGGTGCGGCCGGTGCAGCCGGATACCGCGCCTCCGCGCATTTCGCCGCGCGGCGCTTTCGTGCGGTCGCTGGTGCTTCCGGGATGGGGACAGTCGGAACTGGGCGCGCCCGGCCGCGGCGCCGAGTACTTCTTTTTGGAGGCGGGGAGCCTCTGGATGTGGTACACGGCCGACCAGAAGCTCGACGAGGCGCGCGAGCGGCAGGCCATCCTCCGCGACCTGGGCCAGCTGGCGCCCGACGCGCGCACCCCGCTGGTGCGCGACCGCGAGAACCAGCGCGAAGACTGGATCACGCTGTCCGTCTTTTG
Coding sequences within:
- a CDS encoding NupC/NupG family nucleoside CNT transporter, with the protein product MQKATSALGILVFIALAWAMSVHKRRVDWRLVAWGLALQFIFALLILKTPWGAAFFDAANDAFNALMGYTVEGAKFLFGNLVFNNIPVGGGGTGFPAMEPIGTTTGWAGAGAYFAFNVLPTIIFFSSLMTLLYHMGVMQAVVKAFAWVMMRTMKISGAESLSTAGNIFLGQTEAPLLVKPFIGTMTKSEMHCVMVGGFGTVAGGVLAAYVGFLVAYFPDIAGHLISASVMAAPACILVSKIMYPETEEPVTAGNVKIKLEKVDANVIDAAARGASEGLSLALNVGAMLIAFIALVALLNGILSGTAGLFGMDLTIQKLLGWIFAPFAWLMGVPNPDVLAVGTLLGEKTALNEFVAYAHLGGMLQEGAGLQPRSVVLATYALCGFANFSSIAIQIGGIGGMAPERRGDLSRLGLRAMIAGTLANFMTACVVGILT
- a CDS encoding rhomboid family intramembrane serine protease, producing MIPLNDENPTELRPWMTVVLIIANTLVWILIQGAGEMQALEASVVVFGAQPCEITGACQTTGLGTSALVTSMFMHGGWGHILGNMLFLWVFGNNIEDSMGHLRFLAFYLICGAAAALAHVFFSPASEIPMVGASGAISGIMGAYILLYPGARVRTYFPPFFFFRIRAFFFLLLWFVLQLFEGMAALGMPATEEGGVAVWAHIGGFVAGLLLIKPFDRPRLVRAKREGVQLSHDEVAPLRW